In one Cyclopterus lumpus isolate fCycLum1 chromosome 22, fCycLum1.pri, whole genome shotgun sequence genomic region, the following are encoded:
- the LOC117751421 gene encoding LOW QUALITY PROTEIN: serine palmitoyltransferase 2-like (The sequence of the model RefSeq protein was modified relative to this genomic sequence to represent the inferred CDS: inserted 1 base in 1 codon), which produces MTESPATKPADGEARPRVKNGLKPERNGLVKSLRRCHERQPKRHCHPEEEEVHAAALNGGLYNRPFLESFEETPMLVAVLTYMGYGILTVFGYLRDFLRHWKIERCHIAREKEEQKDFVPLYQDFENFYTRNLYMRIRDNWNRPICSVPGAKVDVIERASSDYNWTFNYTGRVVQEVINLGSYNYLGFAENTGPCATSAAEVTAKYGVGVASTRQEIGNLDGHEEMEKLVAKFLGVESAMAFGMGFATNSMNIPALAGKGCLILSDELNHASLVLGVRLSGSTIRVFKHNNMQNLEKLLREAIVHGQPRTHRPWKKILIVVEGIYSMEGSVVRLPEVIALKKRYRAYLYLDEAHSIGALGPRGRGVIDYFGLDPCDVDVMMGTFTKSFGAAGGYIAGKRELIEYLRSHSHSAVYATSMSPPVVEQIITSMKCIMGEDGTTIGLKRVQQLAGNVVYFRKRLQEMGFIIYGNEDSPVVPMMLYMPAKIGAFGREMLKRNIGVVVVGFPATPIIESRARFCISAAHTRDVLDRALSVISEVGDLLQLKYSRHKIHPSXDEDVYEDVDD; this is translated from the exons ATGACCGAGAGCCCCGCGACCAAGCCGGCCGACGGGGAAGCGCGTCCGCGCGTGAAGAACGGACTGAAGCCGGAGAGGAACGGCTTGGTGAAGAGCCTCCGCCGCTGCCATGAGCGGCAGCCCAAGCGCCACTGCCaccccgaggaggaggag GTCCATGCGGCGGCGCTCAATGGCGGCCTGTACAACCGGCCCTTCCTCGAGTCGTTCGAGGAGACGCCCATGCTGGTGGCGGTGCTCACCTACATGGGCTACGGCATCCTGACCGTCTTCGGCTACCTGCGTGACTTCCTCCGCCACTGGAAGATCGAGCGGTGCCACATCgccagggagaaggaggagcagaag GACTTTGTGCCCCTCTACCAGGACTTTGAGAACTTTTACACCAGAAACCTCTACATGCGTATAAGGGACAACTGGAACAGGCCCATATGCAGCGTCCCGGGGGCCAAAGTGGACGTGATAGAGCGAGCGTCCAGCGACTACAACTGGACTTTTAA TTACACGGGTCGGGTGGTGCAGGAAGTGATCAACTTGGGCTCGTACAATTACTTGGGCTTCGCTGAGAACACGGGTCCGTGCGCCACCTCCGCGGCCGAGGTCACCGCGAAGTACGGCGTTGGAGTTGCGAGCACCAGGCAGGAGATTG GTAACCTGGACGGACACGAGGAGATGGAGAAACTGGTGGCTAAGTTCCTGGGTGTGGAGTCGGCCATGGCGTTTGGGATGGGGTTTGCAACCAACTCCATGAACATACCAGCACTCGCTGGCAAG GGCTGTCTGATTCTGAGTGATGAATTAAACCATGCCTCCCTGGTCCTTGGTGTCAGACTCTCAGGGTCCACCATCAGAGTCTTCAAGCACAACA ATATGCAGAACCTTGAGAAACTGCTGAGAGAGGCCATAGTTCACGGGCAGCCCAGGACTCACAGACCATGGAAGAAGATCCTCATTGTGGTGGAGGGCATTTACAG CATGGAGGGCAGTGTAGTGCGCCTGCCAGAGGTTATTGCCCTGAAGAAGCGCTACCGGGCCTACCTTTACTTAGACGAGGCCCACAGCATCGGGGCCCTGGGGCCGAGAGGGAGAGGCGTGATCGACTACTTTGGCCTGGACCCCTGCGATGTGGATGTCATGATGGGCACTTTCACCAAGAGCTTCGGCGCCGCAGGGGGATACATTGCAGGGAAAAGG GAGCTCATCGAGTACCTGCGCTCCCATTCGCACAGTGCGGTCTACGCcacctccatgtctcctcctgtggtGGAGCAAATCATCACTTCTATgaagtgcattatgggagaggATGGAACAACGATCG GCCTCAAGCGTGTGCAACAACTGGCAGGGAACGTCGTCTATTTCCGCAAGAGGCTCCAAGAGATGGGCTTCATCATCTATGGCAACGAGGACTCGCCCGTTGTGCCCATGATGCTCTACATGCCCGCCAAGATAGG AGCGTTCGGCAGGGAGatgctgaagaggaacatcGGGGTGGTGGTCGTGGGTTTCCCCGCTACACCCATCATCGAGTCCCGGGCGCGCTTCTGCATCTCGGCCGCCCACACAAGAGACGTGCTCGACAGG GCGCTGAGTGTCATCAGCGAGGTAGGAGACCTTCTTCAGCTCAAGTACTCCCGACACAAAATCCATCCGT TTGACGAGGACGTGTACGAGGACGTCGACGACTGA